A window of Rhodococcus sp. SGAir0479 contains these coding sequences:
- a CDS encoding manganese catalase family protein — MFRHTDHLQFDVAPEKPDPVYARKLQELLGGEFGEMTVTMQYLMQGWNCRMDGKYKDLIMDVATEEIGHVEMIATMIARLLEGAPATESTKAAAADPVVAAVLGGMDPQQAIVSGGGPTLADSNGVPWNGRFIVAGGNLLADFYSNVAAEAQSRLQTARLYNMTDDPGVKDMLKFNLARDTYHQNMWLAAIEELKADGLSGTVAPTALLDEEHTEHAGTLWHLSDGTQSDQGRWATGTAPDGVHTNSFLPDPVALGGKAGAPPPDPQLYDTYDGSRGEPRSSAMGTEKGLMGKVKEAIDPHKP; from the coding sequence ATGTTTCGTCACACAGACCATCTGCAGTTCGACGTCGCGCCGGAGAAGCCGGATCCCGTGTATGCCCGCAAGCTTCAGGAGTTGCTGGGCGGCGAGTTCGGTGAGATGACCGTGACCATGCAGTACCTCATGCAGGGCTGGAACTGTCGCATGGACGGCAAGTACAAGGACCTCATCATGGACGTCGCCACCGAGGAGATCGGCCACGTCGAGATGATCGCCACCATGATCGCGCGACTGCTCGAGGGCGCGCCGGCAACCGAGTCCACGAAGGCGGCCGCGGCGGACCCGGTCGTGGCTGCGGTGCTCGGGGGCATGGATCCCCAGCAGGCGATCGTCTCCGGCGGCGGCCCCACGCTGGCCGACAGCAACGGCGTGCCGTGGAACGGACGGTTCATCGTGGCCGGCGGCAACCTGCTGGCCGACTTCTACTCGAACGTGGCGGCCGAGGCCCAGAGTCGGCTGCAGACGGCCCGCCTGTACAACATGACCGACGATCCGGGCGTCAAAGACATGTTGAAGTTCAACCTCGCCCGCGACACGTACCACCAGAACATGTGGCTGGCCGCCATCGAGGAACTGAAGGCCGACGGCCTCTCCGGCACCGTGGCACCGACCGCGTTGCTCGACGAGGAGCACACCGAACACGCCGGGACGTTGTGGCACCTGTCGGACGGCACGCAGTCCGATCAGGGCCGGTGGGCCACCGGCACGGCACCGGACGGCGTCCACACGAACTCGTTCCTTCCGGACCCGGTTGCGTTGGGCGGCAAGGCCGGGGCGCCGCCGCCGGACCCGCAGCTGTACGACACCTACGACGGTTCCCGGGGCGAACCGCGCTCGTCGGCGATGGGCACGGAGAAGGGCCTCATGGGGAAGGTCAAGGAAGCGATCGACCCCCACAAGCCCTGA